A genomic stretch from Penicillium digitatum chromosome 4, complete sequence includes:
- a CDS encoding C6 transcription factor, putative, which translates to MSVTAFLDNPLLKVSRPVAACSRCRTAKIKCDGKLPACSACERVGKATTCSGASDEFAKGKERSYVASLEGYCEKLEKKISQIRARSTSLSAEGDGIPREMSITSVASESALSPAHRREVSDIDDLVGDFGFLSVNATSRDFHGITSSTSFANLLLSVALADSSPPPVPYSLLARHEAAPLLQYYFDNVFVQLPFFVETNFWTSVDAVYQSGGRFAKPFDHWMLRMVLAIASASVSYHHNDKSHQRAWALVSEALTYAEEVLRPGSISGIQAILLLAQYSLVDPARFRSWYLVGMAVKVAIDLGLHQDPPAEVSTNPDRLDIRRRVFHCIYCLDRGLSPAMQRTYSFSDGSVNVALPSTTAPGVPEEQTHIFLRNPAPALHIIKIRQILSVGYQEMHYSGRNPSSQPLVLIWTLCWRAREWFQSCPQNAPIHFPLLYRLELLYTIIILLSPSHRYPTLHDYNKALLFDRCMDYISQIHQVLENPSALPFLTYLDIQRVHQVARLFVDVLSRNYDKLISATVPVPPYVPAGTPEPPVLGDEDLFNCHARAISCLSNARDMLKYCDRKWDVHGHLEQFEDESASIEKTLMDGSLGYLSNQEIYSQDPLSGIQLAGDAYPGYHVGL; encoded by the exons ATGTCCGTCACAGCCTTCTTGGATAATCCCTTGCTCAAGGTAAGTCGTCCAGTCGCTGCCTGCTCGAGATGTCGGACCGCGAAGATCAAATGCGACGGCAAGCTCCCCGCATGTTCGGCTTGCGAAAGAGTTGGCAAGGCGACCACTTGCTCTGGGGCAAGCGATGAGTTCGCCAAGGGAAAAGAAAGGAGTTATGTTGCGTCGCTGGAAGGGTATTGTGAGAAGCTGGAGAAAAAGATCAGCCAGATACGTGCTCGATCAACCTCGCTATCTGCGGAGGGTGATGGGATCCCTCGGGAGATGTCGATCACCTCCGTCGCGTCTGAAAGTGCATTGAGCCCTGCACACCGGAGAGAGGTTTCGGATATTGACGATTTAGTTGGCGATTTTGGTTTTTT GTCCGTTAATGCGACTTCGCGTGACTTCCACGGCATCACCTCGAGTACCTCCTTCGCCAACCTTCTCCTCTCAGTCGCCCTAGCCGATTCCTCCCCACCACCCGTTCCCTATTCACTACTTGCGCGGCACGAAGCGGCGCCGTTGCTTCAATACTATTTTGATAATGTGTTCGTCCAGCTGCCTTTCTTTGTCGAAACGAACTTCTGGACCTCGGTGGATGCCGTATACCAGTCAGGGGGCCGATTTGCCAAACCGTTCGACCATTGGATGCTGCGTATGGTTCTCGCCATCGCTTCGGCGTCAGTTTCATACCATCACAATGATAAGAGCCATCAACGGGCGTGGGCTCTCGTGTCAGAAGCTTTGACATATGCCGAGGAAGTCCTCCGCCCTGGGTCAATCTCGGGAATCCAAGCAATTCTGCTGCTTGCTCAATATTCTTTGGTTGATCCAGCACGCTTCCGTAGTTGGTATTTGGTTGGAATGGCTGTCAAGGTTGCGATCGATCTGGGCTTGCATCAAGACCCCCCTGCTGAAGTTTCGACCAATCCCGATCGACTTGATATTCGCCGGCGTGTGTTTCATTGCATTTATTGTCTAGACAG AGGTTTAAGCCCTGCCATGCAGAGAACCTACTCGTTCTCCGACGGATCTGTGAATGTTGCATTACCATCAACTACCGCACCAGGAGTCCCCGAGGAGCAAACTCATATTTTCCTACGCAACCCGGCGCCTGCGTTGCACATCATTAAAATCCGACAAATTCTGTCGGTGGGCTATCAAGAAATGCACTACAGTGGACGCAATCCATCCTCGCAACCTCTGGTCCTCATTTGGACTCTATGCTGGCGAGCCCGGGAATGGTTCCAGTCATGCCCCCAAAATGCTCCCATCCACTTCCCACTTCTATACCGACTTGAATTATTATACACCATCATCATCCTGCTATCCCCTTCCCACCGATATCCAACTCTCCATGACTACAACAAAGCCCTCCTATTCGACCGGTGCATGGACTACATCAGCCAAATTCACCAGGTCCTAGAAAATCCCAGCGCCCTGCCCTTCCTGACATACCTGGACATCCAGCGCGTGCACCAAGTGGCTCGATTGTTTGTCGATGTCCTGTCCCGCAATTACGACAAGCTCATTAGCGCCACCGTCCCCGTGCCCCCATACGTCCCGGCTGGAACTCCAGAGCCGCCAGTTCTGGGCGATGAGGACTTGTTCAACTGCCACGCACGTGCCATCAGCTGCTTGTCCAATGCTCGCGATATGCTCAAATATTGTGATAGGAAGTGGGACGTGCATGGACATCTAGAGCAATTCGAGGACGAGTCTGCGTCCATAGAGAAAACTCTAATGGATGGCTCACTGGGCTATCTGTCGAATCAGGAGATTTATTCTCAAGACCCGTTGTCAGGGATACAGCTGGCCGGTGATGCATACCCGGGATACCACGTCGGGCTGTGA
- a CDS encoding Dimeric alpha-beta barrel — MSVINQIAILTAKPEALDELVAELANITRNVHEHEPETLVYYAYSIAQTNEVIVVERYANQAALDKHRAAPYFQELIKRAPALLAKPLELKVGTHLLPNSAQVARL; from the exons ATGTCCGTTATCAACCAGATTGCCATTCTCACAGCTAAGCCAGAGGCGCTTGACGAA CTCGTGGCTGAACTAGCCAATATTACCCGCAATGTGCACGAGCATGAGCCCGAGACCCTAGTGTACTATGCCTACTCTATTGCGCAAACAAATGAAGTCATAGTAGTTGAGAG ATACGCAAACCAGGCCGCATTGGACAAACATCGTGCCGCACCTTACTTTCAGGAACTCATTAAAAGGGCCCCAGCCCTATTGGCGAAACCGTTGGAGCTTAAGGTTGGCACACACTTGCTTCCAAACTCTGCCCAAGTCGCCCGCCTATGA
- a CDS encoding C6 transcription factor, putative: protein MTSSPDYSSTGLKSPELHSLEPPDGRIAHTLTACTRCRQRKSRCDPGIPRCAPCERSNAKCVYYDSARDSTIPRTYIVSLREKARALERELAKAENEIQHAADAELMVRGAGRIRFKENDEPRYLGASSGIAITRLVMEMAKQNTDSKSIKDVVPEFTAQEIKDAFAEEDSKPTSKVYPMISSIPQPNLPPKALTYKLIDLFVAKAQALLPLLHEPTFRQEVEEVFNGSADPCKNFQLRMVIAISMQKMSTEYAGLADSYYLAALPYLEPTLKRMDLGALQCLVLIASYSIVTPTRTAAYWVVGTAAKLCQDLGLTEEATITKSPCGIPLNPLEIDMRRRLFWIVSSMEFGLSHSLGRCSSYCVSHDHINVKFFELVDDRYITAEGITPGAKPVLAKCIAVHFFKMRLLQLEPRRMLYSNRRESPVDDQDPWFSQMLAKIDHWMATTPKNDDGSGLDVKWFQGRRNTIIVLMYRPSPQIPEPTVYAAKTCYDAAISNIAMHKEQMITGSVDLTWVFVQALFMALNTVLWTLSYPEIRKEHTIEEVQGHLDMALEVIVFSAERWPGVQSAFLLYKRLVAACLKAYRTEESFVVHSPSNHPTPTSSQGLTPPAMSSPSSSTTASHYSNNHRGSKLSTGDTASNGTHSRGQSADPTFTQESTPPAVAPPSSKEQQMPSVSSAFDMHPPLTAQSVAPHYTSRAYVGPTLYPDVSIDPSTPYNTIPSVVPGLQGWDPNFSLASTTAGHLAYTDATVDPGNWSASIGDQYSQYFNEPFPVPSWRERTLSQQEQIELLASLEHNIPDVSAQLVNEYNAYYQS, encoded by the exons ATGACCTCAAGTCCCGACTATTCCTCCACAGGGTTGAAGTCACCAGAATTACACTCCCTAGAGCCACCAGACGGTCGCATCGCTCACACATTAACCGCCTGCACAAGGTGTAGACAG CGAAAGTCCAGATGCGATCCCGGGATTCCACGATGTGCGCCCTGCGAACGAAGCAATGCCAAGTGCGTGTATTATGACTCGGCCCGAGATTCAACTATACCTCGGACCTATATTGTATCGCTCAGAGAGAAAGCCCGGGCATTAGAAAGAGAGCTTGCCAAAGCTGAGAATGAGATACAACATGCGGCCGATGCCGAGTTGATGGTGCGAGGGGCCGGACGCATTCGGTTCAAGGAGAACGACGAGCCGCGATATCTTGGGGCCTCAAGTGGCATCGCTATAACTCGGTTGGTCATGGAGATGGCGAAGCAGAACACCGACTCCAAAAGCATCAAGGATGTTGTTCCTGAATTCACCGCACAGGAGATCAAAGACGCGTTTGCTGAAGAAGACTCGAAACCAACATCAAAAGTCTATCCTATGATAAGCTCGATCCCACAACCCAACTTACCCCCGAAGGCTCTGACCTATAAATTGATTGATCTTTTTGTGGCCAAAG CACAAGCATTACTACCCCTCCTGCACGAGCCCACATTTCGACAAGAAGTAGAAGAGGTTTTCAATGGCTCTGCAGATCCCTGCAAAAACTTCCAACTGCGGATGGTCATCGCCATTAGCATGCAGAAAATGAGCACAGAATATGCTGGCCTCGCTGATAGTTATTATCTTGCGGCCTTGCCCTACCTAGAACCCACGCTCAAACGAATGGATCTGGGGGCTCTGCAATGCCTTGTGCTCATTGCCTCCTATTCAATAGTAACGCCCACTCGCACAGCCGCGTATTGGGTCGTGGGGACGGCTGCCAAACTTTGTCAGGACCTGGGGTTGACCGAAGAAGCCACCATTACCAAATCACCGTGTGGGATACCATTGAATCCATTGGAGATCGACATGCGCCGAAGGTTGTTTTGGATCGTCTCATCAATGGAGTTCGGTCTTTCTCATAGCTTGGGTCGATGTAGCAGCTATTGCGTCAGCCACGACCATATCAATGTGAAATTCTTTGAGCTAGTGGATGACCGGTACATCACCGCGGAGGGGATCACCCCTGGAGCGAAACCCGTGCTAGCCAAATGCATTGCCGTTCACTTTTTCAAAATGCGACTACTCCAACTGGAGCCTAGGAGAATGCTCTACTCGAACAGACGAGAGAGCCCAGTCGATGACCAGGATCCATGGTTTTCTCAAATGCTGGCCAAAATAGACCATTGGATGGCCACGACTCCCAAGAACGACGACGGCAGTGGGCTCGATGTGAAATG GTTTCAAGGGAGACGGAACACCATCATTGTTCTCATGTATCGTCCATCGCCGCAGATCCCCGAGCCAACAGTCTACGCTGCCAAAACTTGCTATGATGCAGCCATTTCCAACATTGCCATGCATAAGGAACAGATGATCACTGGATCCGTCGACCTGACCTGGGTGTTTGTACAAGCTCTCTTCATGGCTTTAAATACTGTGCTCTGGACCCTTTCATATCCCGAAATTCGAAAAGAGCACACCATTGAGGAAGTCCAAGGGCACCTGGATATGGCCCTTGAAGTGATCGTATTCTCCGCCGAACGTTGGCCAGGTGTTCAATCTGCCTTCCTCCTTTACAAACGCCTTGTTGCCGCATGCTTGAAAGCATACAGGACGGAAGAATCGTTTGTTGTACACTCACCTTCTAACCATCCTACGCCAACCTCCTCGCAGGGTTTGACCCCTCCAGCAATGTCCAGCCCGTCCAGCAGTACAACTGCTTCACATTATTCCAATAATCACCGTGGGAGCAAGCTATCAACCGGTGACACCGCCTCAAACGGTACTCATTCCAGGGGACAATCGGCTGATCCTACATTCACTCAAGAATCAACCCCACCTGCAGTGGCCCCCCCATCCTCCAAAGAACAACAAATGCCATCGGTTTCCTCCGCATTCGACATGCACCCACCACTCACAGCCCAGAGTGTGGCACCACACTATACGTCAAGAGCCTACGTTGGGCCGACACTTTACCCTGATGTATCCATCGACCCGAGCACGCCTTACAACACGATACCTTCGGTTGTTCCTGGCCTGCAAGGCTGGGACCCCAACTTCTCACTTGCCTCAACAACCGCGGGCCATTTGGCATACACCGATGCAACCGTCGATCCCGGGAACTGGTCCGCTTCCATTGGAGACCAGTACTCTCAGTACTTTAATGAGCCATTCCCAGTCCCTTCGTGGCGTGAGCGCACCCTCAGCCAACAAGAGCAAATCGAGCTTCTGGCTTCCCTCGAACACAACATACCCGATGTTTCTGCGCAACTGGTTAATGAGTATAACGCTTACTATCAGTCCTAA
- a CDS encoding Mediator complex, subunit Med19, with protein MSATNQFPTPASSFSGNLANPTSEDVDQGRISFSMRIQDSAENSGARPSRQPTQHRPSSHDRQPLQTDSTTDFATGQGQHSTDPDAMEVDTEPTRRADTTLSLDLDSLQKELTSAFHLCKSSPIVTGPDPSLDLVSLYGLGSIAHSVARTDPVTGEKINRLRKSYEGKLKGLGLAGRNKPLKQEIGAPGSLRYMTLWPDEEWQNQKVHGKTIKVSDMDSALQSLQSRAMQMEPGLIPNNDFWEDILGHEKQAKNPAAGETGKKIAPAPTAGRPSTQFYAASPRPQEAERPRPSRGRKRHYDDNSFAGYGEGFVDDDDDPGFYSNGEGTGKKKRKKDHVAKVSTPMSERGASYGVGMFGIGAR; from the exons ATGAGCGCAACCAACCAATTCCCCACTCCTGCCAGCAGTTTCAGTGGTAACCTTGCGAATCCGACTTCGGAGGATGTGGATCAGGGGAGAATATCTTTCAGCATGAGGATACAGGACTCGGCAGAAAACTCGGGGGCACGTCCCTCTCGGCAACCAACCCAACATAGACCCTCCAGCCATGATCGGCAGCCTTTGCAAACAGACAGTACCACTGATTTTGCCACCGGGCAGGGTCAGCATTCGACAGACCCCGATGCTATGGAGGTAGACACAGAGCCGACTCGCCGGGCAGATACCACCCTCAGTCTCGATCTGGACTCTCTTCAGAAAGAGCTCACCTCCGCTTTTCATCTTTGCAAGAGCT CTCCGATCGTTACTGGTCCAGACCCTTCATTGGATCTCGTTTCTCTCTATGGGTTAGGCTCAATCGCGCACTCGGTAGCACGCACGGATCCCGTGACGGGAGAGAAGATCAACCGCCTCAGGAAGTCGTATGAAGGAAAGCTGAAAGGGCTAGGACTAGCAGGACGGAACAAACCCCTCAAACAGGAAATTGGCGCTCCTGGCAGTCTGAGATACATGACTTTATGGCCCGACGAGGAATGGCAGAACCAGAAGGTGCACGGCAAGACCATCAAAGTTTCAGACATGGATTCGGCTCTACAAAGTCTTCAATCGCGGGCTATGCAAATGGAACCAGGACTGATTCCTAACAACGATTTCTGGGAAGATATCTTGGGCCACGAAAAGCAGGCCAAGAATCCAGCGGCAGGCGAGACAGGCAAGAAGATTGCCCCGGCTCCAACAGCTGGCCGTCCCTCTACTCAATTCTATGCCGCATCTCCACGACCACAGGAAGCAGAGCGGCCTCGGCCTAGCAGAGGTCGCAAGAGACATTACGATGATAATAGCTTTGCCGGCTATGGCGAAGGGTTtgtggatgatgatgatgacccCGGATTTTACTCGAATGGCGAGGGAACTGGGAAGAAGAAACGCAAGAAG GACCACGTCGCAAAGGTGTCAACCCCTATGTCTGAAAGAGGCGCTAGCTACGGGGTCGGCATGTTCGGCATCGGGGCCAGATGA